The following coding sequences are from one Stigmatopora nigra isolate UIUO_SnigA chromosome 10, RoL_Snig_1.1, whole genome shotgun sequence window:
- the park7 gene encoding Parkinson disease protein 7 homolog isoform X3 — protein MAGKSALVILSKGAEEMETVIPVDIMRRAGMTVTVAGLMGKEPVQCSRNVMICPDASLEDARKQGPYDVVLLPGGMPGAQNLAESTAVSEVLKDQDGRKGLIAAICAGLAFQFITCLNQNWDFLDRATLLTPLTSCGNEGIIRSYSSSGTWNWLRQHCHHTSGYEGQDDGWR, from the exons ATGGCGGGGAAGAGTGCCTTGGTAATTCTGTCAAAAGGTGCGGAGGAGATGGAGACTGTCATCCCCGTGGACATCATGCGACGAGCAGGG ATGACAGTGACAGTGGCAGGGCTGATGGGTAAAGAACCAGTGCAGTGCAGCAGAAATGTCATGATATGTCCTGATGCAAGCTTGGAAGATGCCAGAAAACAG GGCCCCTATGATGTGGTCCTGCTTCCTGGAGGAATGCCAGGAGCACAGAACTTGGCAGAG TCCACTGCTGTGAGCGAGGTGCTGAAGGACCAAGATGGCAGGAAAGGCCTTATTGCGGCCATCTGTGCAG GGCTGGCCTTTCAGTTTATAACATGTCTAAATCAGAATTGGGATTTTTTAGACAGAGCCACATTATTGACCCCTCTGACCTCCTGTGGCAACGAAGGCATCATCCG GTCCTACAGCTCTTCTGGCACATGGAATTGGCTACGGCAGCACTGTCACCACACATCCGGCTATGAAGGACAAGATGATGGCTGGAGGTGA